One genomic region from Blastopirellula marina encodes:
- a CDS encoding DUF1553 domain-containing protein, with protein MMRWLALAIFLPGIVLANDTTFAETVDFVRDVRPILQKYCYECHAGDVRKSGLRLDVRSEAMKGGELYGESILAGKPEESPLLQFIADEDADLQMPPEGAAPTSTEIATLKRWIEQGAAWPDGVDEVKLTNPGDHWSFRPIERSVPPVVTRADWPRNPIDLFVLARLESKELSPSEDAPRRDWLRRVTFDLIGLPPTQQEWIEFRDDDREDAYQRVVDRLLDSPRYGERWAQHWLDVVRYADTHGFEVNTERPNAWPYRDYVIEALNQDVPYNQFIREQLAGDTLNADAATGFLVTASVLLPGQIGKDEASKRLARQDSIDEIVTNIGTSFLGMTIHCARCHNHKFDPISQRDYYEMQAFVSGVEYQDRKFEIPLGDMQRDQLQRWTQRQHELTMLLGRAAPLADSTSLRPMVNSYENIDRFTPVRTRQVRFQVKATNRYEPCIDELEVFNIEGVNVALAEHGTKLTASGSNVSPNRHELRLINDGNYGNSSSWMSNEVGGGWVAVEFAEPQLIEQVVWGRDRQGKFSDRLAMEYTIEVRDENGTWKSVADSTNRHPFDPQKNSHAPLDVNTIAEGEQSQIRKMLHEKEMLAKKLSQLDGSRSVFAGTFREPDEIRILGRGSPEMPKERVSPAVPDLLGTTILSNDAPEVQRRLALADWIVSENNPLTSRVMVNRIWQGHFGMGLVETSNDLGHNGVPPSHPELLDWLSAEFIQSGWSMKHMHRLIVLSSTYRQSSSFHPAAAEVDTDNRLLWRYPPQRLMGEVIRDSILSINENLNLEMGGPGFSLFDKRGGLSGFSPIESFEKDGLRRMIYSHRVRRERDPVFGAFDSPDYGQSTPRRRESTTSIQALNLFNSSFVLEQSRSLAERLKNQHADVPLQVEAVYQRVLLRPPTPQEQKEATTLVDQHGLDSLCRVLFNSNEFLFIR; from the coding sequence ATGATGCGTTGGCTTGCCCTGGCAATCTTTCTTCCTGGCATAGTGCTGGCAAACGATACCACGTTCGCGGAAACGGTGGACTTCGTTCGAGATGTCCGTCCGATTCTGCAGAAATATTGCTATGAGTGCCACGCAGGCGATGTTCGTAAAAGTGGCCTGAGACTTGATGTTCGTTCGGAAGCCATGAAAGGGGGCGAACTTTACGGCGAGTCGATCCTCGCCGGTAAGCCGGAAGAAAGTCCCCTTTTGCAGTTCATCGCGGACGAAGATGCTGACTTGCAGATGCCGCCTGAGGGGGCAGCTCCTACCTCTACGGAAATTGCCACACTCAAGCGCTGGATCGAACAAGGGGCCGCGTGGCCCGATGGCGTCGATGAAGTGAAGCTGACAAATCCCGGCGACCATTGGTCTTTTCGTCCCATCGAAAGGTCCGTCCCGCCAGTGGTAACGCGGGCGGATTGGCCACGCAATCCGATAGACCTGTTCGTTCTCGCACGACTGGAATCCAAGGAACTTTCTCCCTCCGAGGATGCCCCTCGTCGCGATTGGCTACGCCGGGTGACGTTCGACTTGATCGGACTTCCCCCGACACAGCAAGAGTGGATTGAGTTTCGAGACGACGATCGTGAAGATGCCTATCAACGCGTAGTCGATCGACTCCTAGATTCGCCTCGTTATGGGGAACGCTGGGCGCAACATTGGCTGGACGTGGTTCGCTACGCCGATACGCATGGCTTCGAGGTCAACACCGAGCGACCCAACGCGTGGCCCTATCGCGACTACGTCATCGAGGCACTCAATCAAGATGTTCCCTATAACCAATTTATTCGCGAACAACTTGCAGGCGACACATTGAACGCCGATGCAGCTACGGGCTTTCTGGTCACGGCGTCGGTTCTTTTGCCCGGGCAAATCGGCAAAGACGAGGCTTCCAAGCGATTGGCCCGGCAAGACTCGATCGATGAGATCGTTACCAACATCGGGACCTCGTTCCTGGGAATGACGATTCACTGCGCCCGGTGCCACAACCATAAGTTCGACCCCATCTCGCAGCGCGACTACTACGAGATGCAGGCCTTCGTATCCGGGGTCGAGTACCAGGATCGTAAATTTGAAATTCCGCTTGGGGACATGCAGCGCGATCAACTGCAGCGTTGGACCCAACGGCAACACGAACTGACGATGCTTCTTGGGCGGGCAGCTCCGCTGGCGGATTCCACCTCGCTACGGCCGATGGTCAACTCGTACGAAAATATCGATCGCTTCACTCCGGTTCGTACACGGCAGGTCCGCTTCCAGGTGAAAGCCACCAACCGGTATGAACCTTGTATCGACGAGTTGGAGGTCTTCAACATCGAAGGAGTCAACGTTGCCCTGGCCGAACATGGCACAAAGCTCACCGCTTCAGGAAGTAATGTCTCGCCCAATCGCCATGAGCTTCGTCTAATTAACGATGGCAATTACGGCAATTCCAGCAGTTGGATGTCCAACGAAGTCGGGGGTGGATGGGTCGCGGTCGAGTTCGCCGAACCTCAGTTAATTGAACAGGTCGTCTGGGGACGCGATCGTCAGGGGAAGTTCTCGGATCGACTGGCGATGGAGTACACTATTGAGGTCCGCGACGAGAACGGTACCTGGAAGAGCGTCGCCGACTCGACCAACCGGCATCCCTTCGATCCGCAAAAGAACAGCCACGCCCCGCTGGACGTGAATACGATAGCCGAAGGAGAGCAGTCGCAAATCCGCAAGATGCTGCACGAGAAAGAGATGCTGGCCAAGAAGTTGAGCCAATTGGATGGTAGCCGCTCCGTCTTCGCTGGTACCTTTCGAGAACCCGACGAGATTCGCATCTTGGGGCGGGGAAGTCCCGAAATGCCAAAAGAGCGTGTTTCACCTGCGGTGCCAGATCTCTTGGGCACCACCATCCTCTCGAATGACGCCCCCGAAGTGCAACGACGCCTGGCACTGGCCGACTGGATCGTTTCCGAAAACAACCCATTGACGTCACGGGTGATGGTCAATCGCATCTGGCAAGGTCACTTCGGCATGGGATTGGTTGAAACCTCGAACGACTTGGGACACAACGGGGTCCCTCCATCGCATCCTGAACTACTGGACTGGCTCAGCGCAGAATTCATACAAAGTGGCTGGTCCATGAAGCACATGCATCGTCTCATCGTGCTCTCCTCGACCTACCGTCAGTCCAGTTCCTTTCATCCCGCAGCGGCCGAAGTCGATACCGATAACCGTCTGCTTTGGCGATATCCTCCCCAGCGATTGATGGGCGAGGTGATTCGCGATTCGATTCTCTCGATCAACGAGAATCTCAATCTCGAAATGGGAGGCCCAGGCTTCAGTCTTTTCGACAAGCGGGGAGGGCTATCTGGGTTCTCTCCCATTGAATCCTTCGAAAAGGATGGTCTGCGTCGCATGATCTATTCGCATCGCGTACGGCGTGAGCGGGATCCGGTGTTCGGAGCGTTCGACAGTCCCGACTACGGCCAAAGTACCCCTCGCCGCCGAGAATCTACGACGTCGATTCAAGCTCTGAATTTGTTCAATAGTTCGTTTGTGCTCGAGCAGTCTCGCAGCCTGGCCGAGCGTCTCAAGAATCAGCACGCCGATGTTCCTCTGCAGGTTGAGGCTGTTTATCAGCGTGTGCTGCTAAGACCTCCGACGCCGCAAGAGCAGAAAGAAGCCACCACTCTAGTCGACCAACACGGACTCGACTCCCTTTGCCGCGTTTTATTCAACAGCAACGAGTTCCTGTTTATTCGCTGA
- a CDS encoding sulfatase-like hydrolase/transferase, whose translation MLREMLLLLKRMTAFALLLIAANWCTSQVHADDNLAVVKYRNPGLKVDLGVGLWAWPMPMDWDGDGDTDLVVSCPDVPFNGMYLFENPGDDAKYPTFKPPVKIGPGMHSVHVSYVDGQPRVLSPGTEWVNFLGGEFKENKSIYPTKNVHPNRVRANQWRYVDYDADGAVDLLVGVGDWVEYGWDDAFDAQGNWTRGPLHGYVYLVRNTGTTAKPTYAEPTKLEAGSGLVDVFGMPSPNLADFDGDGDLDLLCGEFLDGFTYFQNVGTRERPKFATGQRLTHEGEPLAMDLQMITPTAFDWDRDGDWDLIVGDEDGRVALVEHTGKVVDGIPQFLPPKYFQQEADALKFGALATPVGVDWDGDGDEDIITGNSAGNIAFFENLDGGNPPKWADAKLLKVNGKPIRPQAGPNGSIQGPAEAKWGYTTLSVADWDHDGKDDLMVNSIWGKIEWYRNIGKPDELAEAQPVEVEWEGTPPKPAWNWWKPEGKQLATQWRTTPVVIDLDKDGLNDLVSLDHEGYLAWFKREKAGDQLILRPGKRIFTDRRGEPLQLNAKTAGGSGRRKICIVDWDGDGKLDLLLNSRSVDLMRNVSTEDKPWAFDAPVQVHPHRLAGHTTSPTVVDWNKDNRPDLFIGAEDGHFYHLENNWKPYDAKQVGPLTIERRVVDVHPFEDGARAYGNRPYVWDSIPKRFEGWQFVRGNGGEAEPAFVSASENAKAYLAISASVKPAELPGWKPVEGATFHYTDGGRTMMRVYDYDLSKGDRIAIPQLTWTGGILLLPPTTKPNEKQTTRSAIGKPNVLFIAVDDLRVQLGCYGDPIAQTPNIDALAARGLLFQRAYCQQALCNPSRASVMTGRYPDSLGIWNLVTHFRETHPDIVTLPERFKMEGYYTQNIGKVFHNYRQNIQNDPQSWSVPAKFAWGAHSNDWYVEGEPFEMHQVPKGPAVQKVDVPDEAYLDGRIAKAAVETLQQRANDKQPFFLAVGFWKPHLPFNAPQKYWDQYDVQEIAEQIKDLPGSNAPEIARHDSREVRSYTDIPKKGAITHEQNLRLNHGYYAAISFFDTQVGKVLDELKKQGLVENTIVVLWSDHGLHLGEHDLWCKTSNFELDARVPLIISQPSMTNPGKQSNSLVELVDLYPTIVDLCGLAPQSAVEGTSLLPLLENPEKSVRSSALTQHPRPAYYQGMPDVMGYSLRSNDFRYTEWRDFKTGKMTAAELYDHKSDPQEATNVVEKSKYEAVRQKLSEQLASRVGQK comes from the coding sequence ATGCTAAGAGAAATGCTTCTATTGCTAAAGCGAATGACTGCGTTTGCGTTGCTGTTGATTGCAGCTAACTGGTGTACATCGCAAGTGCACGCGGACGATAACCTGGCGGTTGTAAAGTATCGAAACCCAGGCTTAAAAGTGGATCTAGGGGTAGGGCTTTGGGCTTGGCCAATGCCCATGGACTGGGATGGAGACGGAGACACAGACCTCGTCGTATCGTGTCCCGATGTCCCTTTCAATGGGATGTATCTCTTCGAGAACCCTGGCGATGACGCGAAGTATCCGACGTTCAAGCCGCCGGTGAAAATTGGTCCAGGGATGCATTCGGTGCATGTTTCGTATGTGGATGGACAACCGCGAGTTCTTTCACCTGGAACGGAATGGGTGAACTTTCTAGGGGGGGAATTCAAAGAAAATAAGTCGATCTATCCGACGAAGAATGTTCATCCCAATCGTGTACGCGCCAATCAGTGGCGCTACGTCGACTATGACGCAGATGGTGCCGTTGACCTGCTGGTTGGTGTGGGGGACTGGGTCGAATATGGCTGGGACGATGCTTTTGATGCTCAGGGGAACTGGACTCGTGGGCCACTACATGGTTACGTCTATCTGGTTCGCAACACGGGAACAACTGCCAAGCCGACGTATGCCGAACCAACCAAGCTTGAGGCCGGTAGTGGCCTGGTAGATGTCTTTGGGATGCCTTCTCCGAATCTCGCTGATTTCGACGGCGACGGGGATTTGGATTTACTTTGTGGTGAATTCCTCGACGGCTTCACCTATTTTCAAAACGTGGGAACGCGAGAGCGACCCAAGTTTGCCACTGGCCAACGCCTTACGCACGAAGGTGAGCCATTGGCAATGGACCTGCAGATGATTACGCCAACCGCATTCGACTGGGATCGGGATGGTGATTGGGACCTGATCGTGGGTGACGAAGATGGGCGAGTCGCGCTGGTCGAGCATACCGGCAAGGTCGTCGATGGTATCCCGCAATTTCTCCCTCCGAAATACTTCCAGCAAGAGGCCGATGCACTTAAGTTCGGCGCACTGGCAACGCCCGTTGGCGTAGACTGGGACGGCGATGGAGACGAAGACATCATTACCGGGAACTCAGCCGGAAACATCGCGTTCTTTGAGAATCTCGATGGGGGTAATCCTCCCAAGTGGGCGGACGCCAAGCTGTTGAAGGTCAATGGAAAGCCGATCCGACCTCAAGCCGGGCCTAATGGTTCTATTCAAGGACCGGCCGAGGCGAAATGGGGATACACAACCTTAAGCGTCGCCGACTGGGATCATGACGGAAAAGACGACCTGATGGTCAATTCAATCTGGGGAAAGATTGAATGGTATCGCAACATTGGGAAGCCAGATGAGTTAGCAGAAGCCCAGCCCGTTGAAGTCGAATGGGAAGGAACTCCGCCGAAGCCGGCCTGGAACTGGTGGAAGCCTGAGGGTAAACAACTGGCAACCCAATGGCGCACGACACCGGTTGTGATCGATCTCGACAAAGATGGACTGAACGATCTGGTCAGCTTAGACCACGAAGGATACCTTGCCTGGTTCAAGCGGGAAAAGGCCGGTGACCAGTTGATCCTCCGCCCTGGTAAAAGAATCTTCACCGATCGAAGGGGCGAACCTCTACAACTCAACGCCAAAACGGCTGGTGGAAGCGGTCGACGTAAGATCTGTATTGTCGACTGGGATGGTGATGGCAAATTGGATCTGCTGCTCAACAGTCGCAGCGTCGACCTGATGCGAAATGTTTCGACAGAAGATAAGCCGTGGGCATTTGATGCTCCAGTTCAAGTACATCCGCATCGCCTGGCAGGGCATACCACGAGCCCGACGGTTGTTGACTGGAATAAAGACAATCGCCCCGATTTGTTCATCGGTGCCGAAGATGGTCACTTCTACCATCTGGAAAACAACTGGAAGCCGTACGATGCGAAGCAGGTTGGCCCCTTGACGATCGAACGGAGGGTAGTCGACGTACATCCATTCGAAGACGGCGCACGGGCCTACGGAAACCGACCGTACGTGTGGGATTCAATTCCCAAGCGGTTTGAAGGCTGGCAGTTTGTACGGGGCAATGGTGGGGAGGCTGAGCCTGCATTCGTGTCAGCGTCCGAGAATGCAAAGGCCTACTTGGCAATTTCCGCTTCGGTTAAGCCTGCTGAACTTCCAGGATGGAAGCCAGTTGAAGGAGCAACTTTCCACTACACCGATGGCGGTCGCACCATGATGCGAGTATACGATTATGACTTGTCCAAGGGAGACCGAATTGCAATACCTCAGTTGACGTGGACCGGTGGTATTCTCTTGCTGCCACCAACTACGAAGCCGAATGAAAAGCAAACGACTCGATCGGCGATCGGCAAACCGAATGTCTTGTTCATTGCTGTGGATGATCTGCGAGTGCAACTTGGGTGCTACGGTGATCCCATCGCCCAGACACCCAATATCGATGCCTTAGCCGCTCGTGGTCTGCTGTTCCAGCGTGCCTATTGCCAACAGGCTCTTTGCAATCCGTCTCGTGCGTCAGTTATGACCGGGAGGTACCCAGATTCGTTGGGTATTTGGAACCTGGTGACTCATTTTCGGGAAACACATCCTGATATTGTGACCCTCCCTGAACGATTCAAGATGGAAGGCTATTACACGCAGAACATCGGGAAGGTCTTTCATAACTATCGTCAAAATATTCAGAACGATCCGCAGTCGTGGAGCGTGCCAGCGAAGTTTGCCTGGGGGGCTCACTCAAATGATTGGTACGTCGAAGGGGAGCCATTTGAAATGCATCAGGTGCCCAAGGGGCCCGCGGTTCAAAAGGTCGACGTGCCTGACGAGGCCTACCTCGATGGCCGTATTGCCAAGGCGGCAGTCGAGACTCTCCAGCAGCGGGCCAATGACAAACAGCCATTCTTTTTGGCCGTTGGATTTTGGAAGCCCCATCTTCCATTCAATGCTCCGCAGAAGTATTGGGATCAGTACGATGTGCAGGAAATAGCGGAACAGATCAAGGATTTGCCAGGCTCGAATGCCCCAGAGATTGCTCGCCATGATAGCCGTGAAGTTCGCAGCTATACGGATATTCCCAAGAAGGGGGCGATCACTCACGAGCAAAACTTGCGATTGAATCATGGGTACTACGCTGCCATCTCCTTTTTCGATACACAAGTTGGTAAAGTTCTCGACGAGTTGAAGAAGCAAGGACTAGTTGAGAATACTATCGTCGTGCTTTGGTCCGATCACGGTTTGCATCTCGGTGAACACGATCTGTGGTGCAAGACAAGCAACTTCGAGTTGGATGCCCGCGTCCCGCTGATCATCTCCCAGCCCAGCATGACGAATCCAGGCAAGCAGAGCAACTCACTGGTAGAACTGGTTGATCTCTATCCCACGATTGTTGATCTGTGTGGCCTGGCTCCCCAATCAGCCGTGGAAGGGACAAGCCTGTTGCCATTACTTGAAAACCCAGAGAAAAGTGTCCGCAGTAGCGCGTTGACGCAGCATCCGCGTCCCGCTTATTACCAAGGCATGCCAGACGTGATGGGCTATTCACTGCGTTCTAATGACTTTCGTTACACCGAATGGCGTGACTTCAAAACCGGCAAAATGACTGCTGCTGAGCTTTACGATCACAAGAGTGATCCACAGGAGGCGACTAATGTTGTCGAGAAGTCGAAATACGAGGCAGTTCGACAGAAGTTGAGTGAGCAACTTGCAAGTCGCGTGGGCCAGAAGTAA
- a CDS encoding sigma-70 family RNA polymerase sigma factor produces MWRASNMLMSKTSRNARFVREFACHEEAIRAYVRRLAPSRSDADDILQEVAMVLWEKFDEFQEEGNFRSWAFGFARYKVLSWLRDHGRRRLVLDSDVVALIADESNEEDRHLEQQRHAFRSCFAKLPSDQRSLLANAYHPDMKIQEVAATSGRTTAGFYQWLYRMRQMLLECVQRQLASEANL; encoded by the coding sequence ATGTGGAGAGCCTCCAACATGCTGATGAGCAAAACCAGTCGAAATGCACGCTTTGTCCGCGAATTCGCTTGCCATGAAGAGGCGATTCGGGCCTACGTGCGCCGATTGGCCCCCTCACGAAGTGACGCCGATGATATCCTGCAGGAAGTCGCTATGGTACTGTGGGAGAAGTTTGACGAGTTCCAAGAAGAAGGCAATTTTCGGTCGTGGGCGTTCGGTTTTGCTCGGTATAAAGTGCTCTCCTGGTTGCGCGACCATGGCCGCAGACGTTTAGTGCTCGACAGTGATGTCGTGGCCCTGATCGCTGATGAATCAAACGAGGAAGATCGGCATCTCGAACAACAGCGGCATGCTTTTCGTTCTTGCTTTGCCAAGCTTCCCAGTGATCAACGCTCGCTATTGGCCAATGCCTATCATCCTGACATGAAAATCCAAGAGGTCGCGGCCACAAGCGGCCGTACGACAGCCGGTTTTTACCAGTGGCTTTATCGAATGCGGCAGATGCTGCTGGAATGCGTTCAACGTCAACTCGCCAGCGAGGCGAACCTATGA
- a CDS encoding DUF1559 domain-containing protein: MSAFPPAICRRPKGFTLVELLVVIAIIGVLIALLLPAVQAAREAARRMQCSNHLKQLGLALHNYHDTFGSFPPGGYKGGNQLSWHARILSFIEQSALEDQIVWTASGYPANKPLTLDIVPDTFHCPSNASDKRRGVWGSGQVSGQNTYTQHYNGVAGPIGTNPQTGQSYPVLIGNAYHSACTGGSERRGMATGGTLYVDSNVRFGDITDGTSNTLVIGERFEGETSWIAGTSNSIGWPCDAAAFKNLEYSVNFCGPNESCGSYGNSRPFSSNHPGGAQFALGDGSVSFLPETTDFDVLLSLASRSGNEAVSKP; the protein is encoded by the coding sequence ATGTCAGCTTTTCCCCCAGCGATTTGTCGAAGGCCTAAGGGTTTTACGCTGGTCGAGTTATTGGTTGTGATTGCGATCATTGGTGTTCTGATTGCCTTATTGCTGCCGGCAGTCCAGGCAGCCCGTGAGGCTGCTCGGCGGATGCAATGCAGTAATCACCTGAAACAGTTAGGCTTGGCCCTGCATAACTATCATGACACCTTCGGCTCGTTTCCGCCCGGTGGTTATAAGGGGGGAAACCAACTTAGTTGGCATGCTCGTATCTTGTCGTTCATTGAGCAGTCGGCTCTCGAAGATCAGATTGTATGGACCGCATCGGGCTACCCGGCAAACAAACCACTTACCTTGGATATCGTTCCTGATACTTTCCATTGCCCTAGTAACGCTAGCGACAAACGACGCGGCGTCTGGGGAAGTGGTCAAGTCAGCGGGCAGAATACGTACACACAACACTACAACGGTGTAGCCGGCCCAATTGGGACGAATCCGCAGACGGGTCAAAGTTACCCCGTTCTCATCGGGAATGCGTACCATTCGGCTTGTACTGGCGGCAGCGAGCGCCGTGGAATGGCGACTGGAGGAACGCTTTATGTCGACTCGAACGTACGCTTCGGGGACATTACCGACGGCACCTCAAATACACTTGTCATCGGAGAACGTTTCGAGGGCGAGACCAGCTGGATTGCCGGAACTAGCAACAGCATTGGCTGGCCCTGTGATGCAGCGGCATTTAAGAACCTCGAATACAGCGTCAATTTCTGTGGTCCCAACGAATCATGTGGTTCGTATGGCAACTCACGTCCGTTCTCAAGTAATCATCCCGGCGGAGCCCAGTTTGCCTTAGGAGATGGATCGGTTTCGTTTCTGCCGGAAACTACCGACTTTGATGTTCTGCTTTCCTTGGCGAGCCGAAGTGGCAACGAAGCCGTTTCAAAGCCCTAG
- a CDS encoding LamG-like jellyroll fold domain-containing protein, protein MSNEARFRQNVQDYLEGRATPEQVLQMNQELRSDLDSRRAFREMLNLDSALMEATKEMMHETAEVTAELSEESAPQVQFEPTPEKVSASSPDGGNNHHWVSLLFLIAASLMILAGSLVWFAKSPEFAIVEYAAGAQSLSTGMTIGTESHFIQAGTVQLVTTRGTRIAIEAPALFSFESAQRLQLKHGRLAADVPQEAHGFTVITPTGQAIDLGTKFGVDMPEAGEAEIHVFEGEVVAQSTDGGNLSNLRNSQAFRLQSAAGTPSSFRSGAFIQPGEVDSLSAALQAGQPKRSQWALQELRDDPQLIALFDFETEQKQPGKYRCVQGRWPGSQAAEFVNVGDHMKLDVGGERLWPQLTLAAWVRLDHLGEPYHSLLHTDGWDDTKKGQVHWMVTRLTTMRLALRDNKLAPSDRPNEGFPDSQTSVLPEQGRWVHLATVYDSDKKTVRFYFNGKFDSESKLSQAHPARLGPAQIGNWNTLDRTLSGRIDEMLILGRAMSDAEMEHLFAAGNPYR, encoded by the coding sequence ATGAGTAACGAAGCTAGATTTCGCCAAAACGTGCAAGACTACCTTGAGGGTCGAGCGACTCCCGAGCAAGTTCTCCAGATGAATCAGGAACTACGGAGCGACCTGGATTCTCGGCGTGCATTTCGAGAAATGTTGAATCTCGATTCAGCTCTCATGGAAGCGACCAAGGAAATGATGCATGAAACAGCCGAAGTCACTGCCGAGTTGTCGGAAGAAAGTGCTCCACAAGTTCAATTTGAGCCAACGCCAGAAAAGGTCAGTGCCTCGTCGCCTGATGGCGGCAACAATCACCATTGGGTGAGTCTGCTTTTCCTGATCGCGGCAAGCTTGATGATCCTTGCTGGATCGCTGGTCTGGTTTGCCAAGAGCCCCGAGTTTGCCATCGTAGAATATGCTGCAGGTGCTCAGAGTCTGTCTACCGGGATGACCATCGGCACGGAGTCCCATTTCATCCAGGCCGGAACGGTTCAATTAGTAACGACGCGTGGTACTCGAATCGCTATCGAAGCTCCTGCGCTGTTCTCCTTTGAATCTGCCCAGCGGTTGCAATTGAAGCATGGTCGCCTGGCCGCGGATGTCCCTCAGGAAGCACATGGATTTACGGTGATAACGCCAACTGGTCAAGCCATCGACCTGGGGACCAAGTTTGGAGTCGACATGCCGGAAGCTGGCGAAGCAGAGATCCATGTATTTGAGGGTGAAGTCGTTGCCCAATCGACCGATGGGGGTAATCTTAGCAATCTTCGCAATAGCCAGGCATTTCGGTTGCAATCGGCGGCAGGAACCCCCAGCAGCTTTCGATCGGGTGCTTTTATTCAGCCGGGCGAAGTTGATTCGCTGAGTGCCGCACTTCAAGCTGGTCAGCCCAAACGTTCCCAGTGGGCCCTCCAAGAGCTTCGTGACGACCCGCAACTCATTGCCCTATTCGACTTCGAGACCGAACAGAAGCAACCAGGGAAGTATCGTTGCGTTCAAGGTCGCTGGCCAGGCTCACAAGCTGCAGAATTCGTCAACGTGGGCGATCACATGAAACTCGACGTAGGGGGCGAGCGTCTATGGCCGCAATTAACGTTGGCTGCCTGGGTTCGCTTGGATCATCTAGGCGAACCATACCACTCGCTTCTGCATACCGACGGTTGGGATGACACCAAAAAAGGCCAGGTTCACTGGATGGTCACTCGCTTGACGACCATGCGATTGGCCCTCCGGGACAACAAGCTTGCTCCGAGTGACCGCCCGAATGAAGGTTTTCCTGACTCGCAAACGAGTGTTCTTCCTGAACAAGGGCGTTGGGTTCACTTAGCCACCGTCTACGATTCCGACAAAAAGACGGTCCGCTTCTATTTCAATGGCAAATTCGATAGCGAATCGAAGCTTTCTCAGGCCCATCCTGCCCGCCTGGGGCCTGCGCAAATCGGCAACTGGAACACGCTTGATCGCACCTTAAGTGGTCGCATTGACGAGATGCTGATCCTAGGCCGTGCCATGTCCGATGCTGAAATGGAACACCTCTTCGCCGCTGGCAATCCGTACCGCTAA
- a CDS encoding DUF1501 domain-containing protein has product MFRPHSPVEPVINWLDRRRFLSNAASGLGAIALASLFGQEGMLAADDQTIDPSRPYQPRSSHFPPKAKNVIVIFCAGGVSHLDTWDYKPELEKRDGKPMENGPAVTFQGPAGNLARPQYKFRPRGNTGKMVSDMLPHLAELTDDLTFIHSLTSKSNTHGPAENFLSTGSVLDGFPSLGAWVTYALGCETQELPAYVAIPDPRGVPQNGSNNWGPGFLPAAFQGTTFSATRPIHHLEPSGVSAAKDDASRQFLARMNQRHMEENPHDSKLAARIASYELAARMQLSIPNVMNLESEPEHILKLYGADSPDKTKAAFARNCILARRLVERGVRFVQLFNGAYASGGELNWDGHNKLKQQYDKHAHILDQPAAGLIKDLKQRGMLEDTLVVWCTEFGRMPMFQKGSQGRDHNPDGFTSWMTGAGVMPGISHGATDELGKTAVQDVHPLYDFNATILHLLGLDHERLTVRHNGIDRRLTNVEGHIIHEILG; this is encoded by the coding sequence ATGTTTCGACCTCACTCTCCTGTCGAACCTGTCATCAATTGGCTCGATCGACGCCGATTCCTGAGTAATGCCGCGAGCGGACTGGGAGCCATCGCGTTAGCCAGCCTCTTCGGCCAGGAAGGCATGCTTGCCGCGGACGATCAGACAATTGACCCCTCGCGTCCTTATCAGCCCCGGTCATCCCACTTTCCCCCAAAAGCGAAGAATGTGATTGTCATCTTCTGTGCCGGGGGCGTGAGTCATCTCGACACATGGGACTATAAACCGGAACTAGAGAAGAGGGACGGCAAGCCGATGGAGAATGGCCCTGCGGTGACCTTTCAAGGGCCGGCTGGCAACCTAGCACGTCCGCAGTATAAGTTTCGCCCGCGAGGCAATACCGGCAAGATGGTCTCTGACATGCTGCCGCACCTGGCCGAACTCACCGATGACCTGACCTTCATCCACTCGCTGACGAGCAAGAGCAACACCCACGGTCCTGCCGAGAACTTCCTCTCAACCGGGTCGGTGCTCGATGGATTCCCCAGCCTGGGAGCTTGGGTAACTTACGCGTTGGGCTGCGAAACGCAAGAACTGCCTGCGTATGTTGCCATTCCAGATCCCCGTGGCGTTCCTCAGAATGGCTCGAACAACTGGGGACCTGGTTTTCTGCCTGCCGCGTTTCAAGGCACCACCTTCAGTGCGACCAGGCCGATTCACCACTTGGAGCCTAGCGGCGTTTCTGCCGCGAAAGATGATGCGTCTCGTCAGTTTCTCGCCCGGATGAATCAGCGTCATATGGAGGAAAACCCACATGACTCAAAGCTCGCCGCGCGGATTGCCAGCTACGAATTAGCAGCGAGAATGCAACTGAGCATTCCCAACGTGATGAACCTGGAGAGCGAGCCAGAGCACATCTTGAAGTTGTACGGTGCAGACTCGCCCGACAAGACCAAAGCCGCGTTTGCTAGAAACTGTATTCTGGCCCGGCGACTGGTCGAGCGAGGTGTTCGCTTTGTCCAGCTCTTCAATGGAGCCTACGCAAGCGGCGGCGAGTTGAACTGGGATGGGCACAACAAACTCAAGCAACAATACGACAAGCATGCTCACATTCTCGATCAACCGGCGGCGGGGCTCATTAAGGACCTAAAGCAGCGGGGCATGTTAGAGGACACTCTGGTCGTTTGGTGTACCGAGTTCGGTCGCATGCCGATGTTTCAGAAGGGATCGCAAGGACGCGACCACAACCCCGACGGCTTTACCTCGTGGATGACCGGGGCAGGCGTCATGCCAGGCATCAGCCACGGTGCCACGGATGAACTGGGCAAGACGGCCGTTCAAGATGTTCATCCGCTCTACGACTTCAACGCCACGATCCTGCATCTGCTTGGACTCGATCACGAGCGGCTGACCGTTCGCCACAATGGGATAGATCGACGTCTCACTAATGTGGAAGGCCATATCATCCACGAGATTCTGGGGTAA